The Shewanella halotolerans region GCCGCCGCAGCCATCAGCCTGAGCCTAGCTCCCGGCGAACTGGGCAAACCTAAGCTTAAGCTGCCCAATCAGACCGGGCTGATGGAGTTTAGCCTGGTCAGTCGCGACGCCAATAGCGCCCAGCAGAAGGCCTGGGCCCACTACCATGCCCTGCAGCGCCTGCTCGAGACCCTGAGGGAAGATGAGATCAGCCAGCGGGAAAACGGCATCAAGCTGGGGATCGAGGGCTTTGCCCAGAAGGTGAGCCTGAGCCAGCAGAAGATCCTCGCCTTTCAGTCAGAGATAGGTTTGGTGTCGCTGGATCAATTCAAGGAGCTGGCGCTGACCATAGAGCGGCTGCGTCACAAGCGGGTGACTATGGTCGCCAAACAGCAGGGAATGCTCGCCAGCCGCGGCCAGCTGCAGGCCCATCTGGCGCTCTCGCCGGAGCAGGCGGCGGACTTACTCAAGCTTAAGAATGACCAGCTGTTTCAGCAGTTACTTGTGCTCTACACGGACGCCACCACTATGCTGGCCAAATTCGGCGGTCAATACGGCAACAAGCACCCTCAGGTGGTCACCCAGCGCCACCAGCAACAGACACTGTTTGCCTCGCTGCAGCGTCGCTGCCAGCACCTGCTTGGCTACCGCGACGATGAGCTGATGCTAAAGCTGTCCGCCGACGATCTCGACAGCCGGGCGCAGCTGATGCAGCAGCTACTCAACCTCTCCACCGAGGTGCAGGGGCTGACTCAAGAGATCGCCACCTTAGATGAACAGATCGCCAACTGGAACGATCGCCTGGCCCACAGCAACGACGATGCGGCTAAGCTCGAGGATCTCCACCGGGAACATCAGCTCGCCACGGCGGTGTTTACCTCGGCCTTGGCCAAGATGGATGTGGGTAAGGCCGACATCTACTCGGCCTATCCCTTGGTGCAGCTGC contains the following coding sequences:
- a CDS encoding exopolysaccharide biosynthesis protein, whose translation is MMTTPAAPSSLAKLKHFLVTGSKMPLNRRRWVYIKTALGALALIWGLVGLFLLLAPPRYVSKWTLILPGAGAGAQVSLDSIGHASSSSSSPYLSSAIDPRENYKALANSEVLLAAAAISLSLAPGELGKPKLKLPNQTGLMEFSLVSRDANSAQQKAWAHYHALQRLLETLREDEISQRENGIKLGIEGFAQKVSLSQQKILAFQSEIGLVSLDQFKELALTIERLRHKRVTMVAKQQGMLASRGQLQAHLALSPEQAADLLKLKNDQLFQQLLVLYTDATTMLAKFGGQYGNKHPQVVTQRHQQQTLFASLQRRCQHLLGYRDDELMLKLSADDLDSRAQLMQQLLNLSTEVQGLTQEIATLDEQIANWNDRLAHSNDDAAKLEDLHREHQLATAVFTSALAKMDVGKADIYSAYPLVQLLAAPSLPLKQDPMHKLLALIGGALSSLMTIGGLAVLWIRKPIMQRIVTKS